A genome region from Maridesulfovibrio salexigens DSM 2638 includes the following:
- a CDS encoding DUF445 domain-containing protein gives MITMKLLLSPVICALIGWFTNFLAVKMLFHPHKPIKIGPFTVQGIFPKRQKELALRLGEMIERELISHTDIKNVIHDPAFIDKHKDVVLEYLDVFFREKLTTLHPMVGMFLNDETMKTVKGMLSQELDSMLPKLIETTSSQLECSLDFKCIVQDKVECFSMEQLESILFSIMKKEFKFIEVIGGVLGFIIGLIQVVIFML, from the coding sequence ATGATTACTATGAAGCTTCTTCTTTCACCCGTAATTTGCGCTTTGATTGGTTGGTTTACAAACTTTCTTGCGGTGAAAATGCTTTTTCATCCGCACAAACCTATCAAGATCGGGCCTTTTACTGTTCAAGGTATTTTTCCTAAACGTCAAAAAGAGCTGGCCCTGCGCCTTGGTGAGATGATCGAGCGTGAGTTGATTTCCCATACAGATATTAAAAATGTTATCCACGATCCGGCGTTTATCGATAAGCATAAAGACGTTGTGCTTGAGTATCTGGATGTCTTTTTCCGTGAAAAACTCACCACTCTGCATCCCATGGTAGGTATGTTTCTAAATGATGAAACAATGAAAACCGTGAAGGGGATGCTTTCTCAGGAACTTGATTCCATGCTGCCTAAATTAATTGAAACCACATCTTCGCAGCTTGAGTGTTCCCTTGATTTCAAATGTATCGTTCAGGATAAAGTGGAATGTTTTTCCATGGAACAGCTTGAGTCGATCCTTTTCTCCATAATGAAGAAAGAGTTTAAATTCATTGAAGTTATCGGTGGGGTGCTTGGTTTCATTATCGGTTTAATTCAGGTCGTAATCTTTATGTTATAA
- a CDS encoding MlaD family protein: MSRKTNPFRLGLFIIIGTILFVSVLAILGAGKIFEQSVKMETYLNESVNGLEVGSPIKFRGVKIGTVSQIGFVTDHYVDLKQSALRYVYLLGDLNHKMFKTKEGQELVHALKKEVDRGLRARPVSLGLTGQLFLEIDYVDPVKNPPLEIAWKPKHIYVPSAPSMMSKVESAVASISDTLEDINKANIAEAIEDVRSVAQSMSTFLKNSDTGEISKRLTGTLTEAEKFIARVNQLLADPEVDNLMPDVAAAARNLRTVMESSSGDIVAAMKDIRKASESAKNVTGGMEEYLSGPKGKQTLADLSNTLNNISEASNRIKGAAARFESTLSRVNMTVAGQQGNIEAILDNVRRLMENLRELSNEARQYPSGVLFGDPPKKAPLKQGSE; the protein is encoded by the coding sequence ATGAGTCGGAAAACCAATCCTTTCAGGCTGGGACTTTTTATAATTATCGGCACCATACTTTTTGTTTCGGTGCTGGCAATACTTGGTGCTGGCAAAATATTTGAGCAAAGTGTCAAAATGGAAACCTATCTTAATGAATCCGTGAATGGTCTTGAGGTGGGGTCTCCAATTAAATTCCGCGGGGTTAAAATAGGCACAGTCAGCCAGATCGGTTTTGTCACCGATCACTATGTGGATTTGAAACAGAGCGCTCTGCGCTACGTATACCTTCTTGGAGATCTTAACCATAAGATGTTTAAAACCAAGGAAGGTCAGGAACTTGTTCATGCCTTGAAAAAAGAAGTGGATCGTGGCTTGCGTGCCCGTCCTGTTTCTCTCGGGCTGACGGGGCAGCTTTTTCTGGAAATTGATTATGTTGATCCTGTAAAAAATCCTCCCTTGGAAATAGCATGGAAGCCGAAGCATATTTATGTGCCTTCAGCTCCGTCTATGATGAGTAAGGTTGAGAGCGCGGTTGCTTCTATCAGTGATACCCTTGAGGACATCAACAAAGCCAATATTGCCGAAGCAATTGAGGATGTGCGTTCCGTGGCACAAAGTATGAGTACCTTCCTTAAAAATTCAGATACTGGAGAGATTAGCAAGCGTTTAACCGGAACCCTTACCGAAGCTGAAAAATTTATTGCTCGTGTAAACCAGCTTCTGGCAGACCCGGAAGTTGATAACCTCATGCCCGATGTGGCGGCTGCGGCCCGTAATTTGCGGACAGTCATGGAAAGTTCTTCCGGTGATATTGTGGCTGCCATGAAGGATATTCGCAAAGCTTCCGAAAGCGCTAAAAACGTAACCGGAGGTATGGAAGAGTATCTTTCAGGACCTAAAGGCAAGCAGACTTTGGCTGATCTTTCCAATACTCTTAATAACATCAGTGAAGCCTCTAACAGAATCAAGGGGGCGGCCGCACGTTTTGAATCCACACTTTCAAGGGTGAATATGACAGTGGCCGGACAGCAGGGCAATATTGAAGCTATTCTGGATAATGTCCGCAGGCTTATGGAAAATTTACGGGAACTCAGTAATGAGGCTAGACAGTATCCTTCCGGTGTCCTCTTTGGTGATCCGCCGAAAAAGGCTCCGCTTAAGCAGGGGAGTGAGTAA
- a CDS encoding sensor domain-containing diguanylate cyclase, translated as MKNLSCSRSIYSELAELRDKNKLLRNSLLSKCPDCGQFRFRELFSNAASAITILNKKGEIIFANSAFATITSYDQDEIIGKLLNEILVSEGDTEGREYLHNLFCGPAGKANLSIAITDKNNDPHYIDMSVSNIAATCDTPENCICIMQDVTSEKEAEHRREELIEELMEVKELQEDNAAQLATLLHELDEKNYALELEIAERKKAEQKLKESEERFKNLSITDQLTGLFNRRHMLDVAEKEIFKSRNTGHPLSIMLMDVDDFKMFNDTYGHAAGDDILEAIGKIIKNNIRATDKAFRYGGEEFMVILPETNGLEAIKVAENIRIALAEYEYHPKEGSPIHKTISIGVAEFTNDESLEKVIKRADDNMYRCKIKGKNRVYFSCE; from the coding sequence ATGAAGAATTTAAGCTGTTCAAGATCTATTTATTCTGAACTCGCGGAACTCAGGGATAAGAATAAACTCCTGAGAAATTCCCTTCTTTCCAAATGCCCGGACTGTGGACAGTTCCGGTTCCGTGAACTTTTTTCCAATGCCGCCTCAGCTATTACAATCCTGAACAAAAAAGGCGAAATCATATTCGCCAACTCTGCATTCGCTACAATCACATCCTACGACCAGGATGAGATTATCGGTAAGCTATTGAACGAAATTCTCGTATCCGAAGGCGATACCGAAGGCAGAGAGTATCTGCACAATCTTTTCTGTGGTCCCGCAGGAAAGGCAAATCTCAGCATAGCTATTACTGACAAGAATAATGATCCTCACTATATAGACATGTCAGTGTCCAACATTGCAGCGACTTGTGACACTCCTGAAAATTGTATCTGCATTATGCAGGATGTGACCTCGGAAAAAGAAGCCGAACACCGTCGCGAAGAATTGATTGAAGAGCTGATGGAAGTAAAAGAACTCCAAGAAGATAACGCAGCACAGCTAGCTACTCTGCTCCATGAACTTGACGAAAAGAATTATGCCTTGGAGCTGGAAATTGCAGAGAGAAAAAAAGCAGAGCAAAAACTCAAAGAAAGTGAAGAAAGATTCAAAAATTTAAGCATAACCGACCAGTTGACAGGACTTTTCAACCGTCGTCATATGCTTGATGTCGCAGAAAAAGAAATTTTCAAAAGTCGGAACACCGGACACCCTTTGAGCATAATGCTTATGGATGTGGACGACTTTAAAATGTTTAACGACACATACGGGCATGCTGCCGGAGATGACATACTTGAAGCCATAGGCAAAATCATTAAAAACAACATTCGCGCCACAGACAAAGCCTTCCGCTATGGCGGAGAGGAATTTATGGTCATCCTGCCTGAAACAAATGGTCTGGAAGCTATCAAAGTAGCAGAAAATATCCGTATCGCCTTGGCTGAATATGAATACCACCCTAAAGAGGGATCTCCAATACACAAGACAATTAGCATCGGCGTTGCTGAGTTTACCAATGACGAATCTCTGGAAAAAGTCATCAAACGCGCAGACGACAATATGTATCGTTGCAAAATAAAGGGTAAAAACAGGGTCTATTTTTCCTGTGAATAA
- a CDS encoding tetratricopeptide repeat protein produces the protein MRLIIMLGHIFWIIMLSGCAQFSGPYYLNHGEFEDGIRVLSEELSEDPEDSTAAYYLGRYYLALDEPEQASTLLQKAARLDPDNSEYRFWVGVAYWALDDFKEEQSSYRQALSIDEDNISANLYLAHSYLDEGKFVEALGLYDKVLVMDKYNPQALYNRADILTRQGLHEQARKEWKKFLEYYPDGSLAVYGTEQLNHLGDFSYRNFILGKRNVTLRAIRFKSGTVKSDLESSLSLRVLAAIMKADKENAFHIVAYCKGNSELAKARAKHIRNHILNAHPGIDAGRLPLSWFGVEEKIRRGDRTFKLNDSIRFITVLKKEES, from the coding sequence TTGCGTTTAATTATCATGCTGGGGCATATTTTCTGGATCATTATGCTCTCTGGATGTGCCCAATTCTCCGGGCCTTATTATTTGAACCATGGTGAGTTTGAGGATGGAATCAGGGTTCTCAGCGAAGAATTGAGCGAAGATCCTGAAGATTCTACCGCTGCTTATTATTTGGGGCGTTATTATCTTGCCTTGGATGAACCTGAGCAGGCTTCCACGTTGTTACAAAAAGCAGCCCGGCTTGACCCGGATAATTCTGAATATCGGTTTTGGGTAGGTGTTGCTTACTGGGCGCTGGATGATTTCAAGGAAGAACAGTCCAGCTACAGGCAAGCTCTATCTATAGATGAGGATAACATCTCGGCTAATCTTTATCTGGCCCATAGTTATCTAGACGAAGGTAAATTTGTTGAAGCTCTAGGTCTTTATGACAAAGTCCTCGTAATGGATAAGTATAATCCGCAAGCTTTATATAATAGGGCAGATATACTTACCAGACAAGGATTACATGAGCAGGCCAGAAAGGAATGGAAGAAATTTTTGGAATATTATCCAGATGGAAGTTTAGCCGTCTATGGGACCGAGCAGCTTAATCATCTTGGTGATTTTTCTTACCGAAATTTTATTCTTGGAAAACGTAACGTAACTTTAAGGGCTATTCGTTTTAAATCCGGAACAGTTAAGTCTGATCTTGAAAGCAGTTTGTCGCTTAGAGTTTTAGCGGCAATCATGAAAGCGGACAAAGAAAATGCATTTCATATTGTAGCCTACTGTAAAGGAAATTCTGAACTGGCCAAAGCACGGGCTAAACATATTCGCAATCATATTCTTAATGCCCATCCCGGCATTGATGCCGGCAGACTGCCGTTAAGCTGGTTTGGGGTTGAAGAGAAAATTCGCCGTGGTGACAGGACATTCAAACTTAATGACTCTATCCGTTTTATAACTGTTTTGAAAAAGGAGGAGTCATAA
- a CDS encoding tetratricopeptide repeat protein: MKRFIILLAIFSLFATGCTTFSGPYYLNNQKYKEGIKAFNEKLQENPGDAESAYYVGRYYMALKKPKEAQPYISKSLSIAPDNVDYIFWSGVNYWALKQYSKERAAYRRVLELDPNHISANLYLAHSYLEEGKLAEAAVLYDKVIKLDEYNPEALYNRADILGRQGKKEEAVKAWKKYLEYYPDGSLAMSGTEKLNLLGDFTYRNFIFGTRNLTLRSITFKPGQSDSDFDSKSSLHVIAAMMEENTDLRFHIVAYVAGNAELAKARAKGVRDYILSGHPDFAPSRMPLSWFGSAEEVERSGKTFKLDESIQFITVIN; this comes from the coding sequence GTGAAACGATTTATTATTCTGTTGGCAATTTTTTCATTATTTGCAACAGGATGTACTACATTTTCGGGTCCTTATTATCTGAACAACCAGAAATATAAGGAAGGAATTAAAGCGTTCAATGAAAAGTTGCAGGAAAATCCGGGTGATGCCGAATCTGCATACTATGTTGGGCGTTACTATATGGCATTGAAAAAGCCGAAAGAAGCTCAGCCATATATTTCGAAATCTCTCAGTATTGCTCCTGACAATGTCGACTATATCTTTTGGTCCGGTGTTAACTATTGGGCCTTGAAGCAATACAGCAAGGAGAGGGCTGCCTATCGCCGGGTCCTTGAGCTTGATCCTAATCATATCTCAGCCAATCTGTATCTCGCCCACAGTTATCTTGAAGAAGGAAAGCTCGCTGAAGCTGCTGTTCTTTATGATAAAGTCATAAAATTAGACGAATATAATCCTGAAGCTCTTTATAATCGAGCCGATATCCTTGGAAGACAGGGCAAGAAAGAGGAAGCCGTTAAAGCGTGGAAGAAATACCTCGAGTATTATCCGGACGGTTCTCTTGCTATGAGTGGAACTGAAAAATTGAACCTGCTCGGTGATTTTACCTACCGCAATTTTATCTTCGGAACTCGAAATCTAACTTTACGAAGTATTACTTTCAAACCCGGTCAAAGTGATTCAGATTTTGATAGCAAGAGCTCCCTGCACGTGATTGCCGCAATGATGGAAGAGAACACGGATCTCCGTTTCCATATTGTTGCTTATGTGGCTGGGAACGCTGAGTTGGCGAAAGCCCGTGCAAAAGGAGTGCGGGATTACATATTGAGCGGGCATCCTGATTTTGCTCCCTCAAGAATGCCTTTAAGCTGGTTCGGTTCAGCTGAAGAGGTAGAAAGAAGTGGTAAGACTTTCAAGCTGGACGAATCCATACAGTTCATAACTGTAATTAATTAG
- a CDS encoding substrate-binding periplasmic protein produces MFFMKTFFTLILTISIVLPAFAAEKWRITSLDWEPYSGKKLPDQGKSIAKLKQVLQSHGIKLEVEFLPWARAKAMAAQPGYIGYFPAWPEEVNEGFIASPAVDWSEIAVMAPRNMCIPDSIDSLFAKHIVGLVKTYNYPEEIAEPAKRYADNVDQAPDENSLVQKLIRGRCEVAITDPSVMKYYAKKNGIENIVVLRKLFETPLVLAIKKSPHSDRILEIITNALARQKQQHTSN; encoded by the coding sequence ATGTTTTTTATGAAAACATTCTTCACACTTATCTTGACTATATCCATAGTCTTGCCCGCATTTGCTGCCGAAAAATGGAGAATAACTTCATTAGATTGGGAACCCTACTCCGGGAAGAAATTACCTGATCAGGGAAAATCTATAGCTAAACTCAAACAAGTTTTACAATCACATGGAATTAAACTTGAAGTGGAATTTTTACCTTGGGCGAGAGCAAAAGCCATGGCAGCTCAACCGGGATATATTGGTTATTTTCCTGCATGGCCTGAAGAGGTCAACGAGGGATTTATTGCTTCGCCTGCTGTGGACTGGTCAGAAATAGCCGTTATGGCTCCCCGTAACATGTGCATACCTGACAGCATCGATTCATTATTTGCGAAACACATTGTCGGACTTGTTAAAACTTACAACTACCCGGAAGAAATAGCTGAACCTGCCAAACGTTATGCAGACAACGTAGATCAAGCCCCGGACGAAAATTCTCTTGTCCAAAAACTTATACGCGGAAGATGCGAGGTAGCAATCACCGACCCATCAGTCATGAAATACTATGCTAAAAAAAATGGGATAGAAAATATTGTTGTACTAAGGAAACTTTTCGAGACTCCGCTGGTTCTGGCTATAAAAAAATCACCGCATAGTGATCGTATACTTGAAATTATTACCAATGCTCTTGCACGGCAAAAACAGCAACACACATCCAACTAA
- a CDS encoding ABC-type transport auxiliary lipoprotein family protein: MKEYEFNRASLANIAVVLVLIALCAAAGCVKLERPSLDRKYYTLDVLRGDKQKNDIKAVKNLIVRRIKISPRYEDRDLVYKVGENVFEADYYNSYFVPPAALITQDLRVWMGESGVFANVLGPESLGTGELLLEGVVNSIYGDYSGPEPKAVVKMQFILLNNSNPDLPIVYSRDFSREKVIGAAGPAALVKALNEGLTDIFTELEKDLAATVRANHFDSAKDYSQEK, from the coding sequence ATGAAAGAATATGAGTTTAACAGAGCGTCGTTAGCTAATATTGCGGTAGTGCTGGTACTTATTGCTCTTTGCGCTGCCGCAGGTTGTGTAAAGCTGGAGCGGCCCAGTCTTGATCGTAAATACTACACTCTTGATGTTCTCCGGGGTGATAAGCAGAAGAATGATATCAAGGCGGTAAAGAATCTTATTGTCCGCCGGATCAAGATTTCCCCCCGCTATGAGGATCGTGACCTTGTTTATAAGGTAGGGGAGAACGTCTTTGAGGCCGATTACTATAATTCCTATTTTGTTCCTCCTGCAGCATTGATAACTCAGGACTTGCGTGTTTGGATGGGGGAATCCGGTGTATTTGCCAATGTGTTGGGACCGGAAAGCCTTGGCACAGGAGAACTGCTTCTGGAGGGTGTAGTAAATTCAATCTATGGCGATTACTCAGGGCCGGAACCAAAAGCGGTTGTTAAGATGCAATTCATCCTGCTTAACAACAGCAATCCTGATCTGCCTATTGTGTATTCCCGAGATTTCAGTCGTGAAAAGGTGATAGGAGCCGCAGGACCTGCTGCTCTGGTAAAAGCCTTGAACGAAGGGCTTACTGATATTTTTACTGAACTTGAAAAAGATCTGGCTGCAACTGTTCGTGCAAACCATTTTGATAGTGCAAAGGATTATTCACAGGAAAAATAG